One part of the Carassius gibelio isolate Cgi1373 ecotype wild population from Czech Republic chromosome B6, carGib1.2-hapl.c, whole genome shotgun sequence genome encodes these proteins:
- the igfn1.1 gene encoding immunoglobulin-like and fibronectin type III domain-containing protein 1.1 isoform X2 yields MMKKAKVLDPTAPGQGGIKRRSKVPGVMITQYIEELPEGMTTPDFTRKPIALTIQEGKLAIFKAKVIGNPAPTVSWRRAKGEMNDPQKFQNKYDPTTNEHTLEIPKVSSAEADTYKCYASNEYGKAVCTVVLNIIEVGFKRDKELQMVEAAPAGDPRELRKMLRRGAGKKVEEKKEGDIDDSVWELLLSSEKKDYENICIQYGITDFRGMLKKLAQMKKEREEEQAQFIQYISNLKPIEVKSEDAATFELEMDLKDPNSRIFLYKDGVMIPFSKDVEGEIKHGLKQVGKKYIFTVNGLNPEDAGIYQVDVEGVNIFSTDFKIPPVEFALKIKEVTAQEREDAIFECVLTQPVSKITWTLKNTPLSNNEKYEITCSEDKLVHRLRIIDCMPLDAGIYTAIAGIKSSSAWLIVEADKDPATKGKKKARKTTQAGGGGEDLLKIAAEQAEKNKKEIAEALEAAKKLRAEREALEAEAKARAAAEAEAAKAAAQAATAAAAAAATKAAQDALAAAKAKGKSEPEAKAAAEAAARAAAAKAKASAEEEARKQAELKALSEGLSAEEAAAAGAAAAAAMNAQAAAAAASLGKAGAAGGAAAAVGAVFAAGATGTGEAGGAGGAGGAGGAGGAGGAGGAGGAGGAGGAGGADGAGGAGGAGGADGAGGAGGTGGADGAGGAGGAGGADGAGGAGGAGGADGAGGAGAAGGAGGADGSGGSGGEGGDGGDGGDKKRQKAGPLVPETVVGNSNTPSTVPDVCIEGEAEGRSRVRQGPLIPDTVTGGGNPSDKEKPAGSGKPSGSGKPSGSGNPSGSGNPSGSGNPSGSDNPSGSGNPSGSGGASGSGDPPGPGKPPGPRGPSEGSTEATEEEKGAEDEKDESAKSGKRSGRKKQDPKVPETAVDPGVHFSAGLEDCKAIVGEAVELVCKLSSAECKGVWSKDGDEITASTEGMTISKDGVVHKLKIDKVTEEFAGKYRFEADGRKTECVIAVEDPPRFSAKEIEAFAKPTVVKHNQKATFKIPFVGREPFKVQWYKDGEELMPDSHCKIEVSETESRLLLTKLQRKDTGEIKIKVKNEFGTTEAISNLVVLDKPTPPLGPLEIVEASSNCIEVKWRPPKDNGGCPIKHYILERNQIGRNTWKKIGQIPGEAHYKDSDVDHGRRYCYRIRAETDEGISELMETEDVQAGTKAYPGQPSTPKVVSAFKNCINLTWTPPTNTGGTNILGYNLEKRKKGSNLWGQVNPADQPIQAKKYEVKDVVEGMEYEFRVSAINISGAGEPSISSEFVFARDPKKPPGKVIDLKVTDSTYTTLSLTWTKPKEEPGVQDEAKGYFVDVRPAENTEWDRCNTNAIIMTSYTVKGLKSMAMYWVRVIAVNDGGEGQPRELDNYILAMPPPVRPRFTDSKIKSFMVVRAGNSARFTVNFEASPWPDVIWLKDGIPVSKRVTISNAEGGSQILIPSADRSDTGIYTIVVKNVVGQETFSIEIRVTDEPKPPGPVELDENVPGTVTVSWEASPDEKRDDRLYYMVSKRDSSKRTWHTVADRIFNNRFTACNIMPGREYQFRVYSKNDIGLSAHSESPKWLITCKKEKFTLKIPESKTCNLESPPRFMVPLKIHTAPQGYECYMSCAVRGNPTPHVTWYHNNVSLNTDTNYYITNTCGVCSMLILRVGANNMGEYKVMAESPLGRAECTTNLTVRE; encoded by the exons ATGATGAAAAAAGCCAAGGTTTTAGATCCAACTGCTCCCGGGCAAGGCG GCATCAAACGGAGATCCAAGGTTCCCGGTGTTATGATTACACAGTACATTGAGGAACTTCCAGAGGGGATGACAACTCCAGACTTCACACGTAAACCCATCGCTTTAACCATTCAAGAAG GAAAACTAGCCATTTTTAAAGCCAAAGTGATTGGAAACCCAGCACCCACTGTATCCTGGCGTAGAGCAAAAGGAGAAATGAATGATCCCCAAAAGTTTCAGAACAAATATGACCCAACAACTAATGAACACACTTTGGAG ATACCTAAAGTGAGCAGTGCTGAAGCTGACACTTACAAATGCTATGCCTCAAACGAATATGGAAAAGCTGTTTGCACTGTTGTCCTAAATATAATTGAAG tTGGATTCAAAAGGGACAAAGAATTGCAAATGGTGGAAGCAG CTCCAGCAGGTGACCCAAGAGAGTTAAGAAAGATGCTCAGGAGAGG TGCTGGCAAAAAAGTTGAGGAGAAAAAGGAAGGTGACATTGACGACTCTGTATGGGAATTGCTGCTGAGTTCTGAGAAGAAAGACTATGAGAACATTTGCATCCAGTATGGCATCACTGATTTCCGTGGCATGCTGAAGAAACTGGCCCAGATGAAGAAGGAAAGAGAAGAGGAGCAGGCACAG TTCATCCAATATATCAGTAATCTCAAGCCCATTGAGGTGAAATCTGAGGATGCTGCAACATTTGAACTGGAAATGGATCTCAAAGACCCCAACAGCCGCATTTTTCTGTATAAG GATGGTGTCATGATTCCATTCAGCAAAGACGTTGAAGGTGAAATTAAGCACGGTCTAAAACAAGTTGGCAAGAAGTACATCTTCACTGTTAACGGCCTCAATCCAGAAGATGCCGGAATCTATCAAGTGGATGTTGAGGGTGTCAATATCTTTTCAACGGATTTCAAGA TTCCCCCTGTGGAGTTTGCCCTGAAGATTAAGGAGGTGACGGCCCAAGAGAGAGAGGATGCCATCTTTGAGTGTGTTTTAACTCAGCCCGTTAGTAAGATTACTTGGACCCTAAAAAATACACCTCTctctaacaatgaaaaatatgagATTActtgttctgaagataaactggTCCACCGTCTGAGAATTATTGATTGTATGCCTTTGGATGCTGGAATCTATACTGCTATAGCTGGAATTAAGTCTAGCAGTGCTTGGCTGATTGTAGAAG CTGACAAAGATCCTGCAACAAAGGGAAAGAAGAAAGCCCGTAAAACCACTCAGGCAGGTGGTGGTGGTGAAGATTTGCTGAAGATAGCTGCTGAGCAGGCAGAGAAAAACAAGAAGGAGATAGCAGAAGCTTTGGAGGCTGCTAAGAAACTCCGGGCTGAAAGAGAGGCATTAGAAGCTGAAGCTAAAGCCAGAGCTGCTGCTGAAGCCGAAGCGGCAAAAGCGGCAGCTCAAGCGGCAACAGCTGCTGCAGCCGCGGCTGCTACTAAAGCTGCGCAGGATGCACTTGCCGCAGCTAAAGCCAAAGGTAAATCTGAGCCTGAAGCTAAAGCTGCAGCAGAAGCAGCTGCTCGGGCTGCAGCAGCTAAAGCCAAGGCCAGTGCTGAGGAGGAGGCCAGGAAGCAGGCTGAACTCAAGGCCTTAAGTGAAGGTCTGAGTGCTGAGGAAGCTGCCGCGGCAGGAGCTGCAGCAGCTGCTGCGATGAATGCACAGGCAGCTGCTGCGGCAGCAAGTCTTGGGAAGGCTGGTGCTGCAGGTGGTGCTGCAGCGGCGGTAGGAGCAGTATTTGCTGCAGGAGCTACCGGTACTGGAGAAGCTGGTGGAGCTGGTGGAgctggaggagctggaggagctgGTGGAGCTGGGGGAGCTGGGGGAGCTGGAGGAGCTGGTGGAGCTGGTGGAGCTGGAGGAGCTGATGGAGCCGGAGGTGCTGGTGGAGCCGGAGGGGCTGATGGAGCAGGAGGTGCTGGTGGAACCGGAGGGGCTGATGGAGCAGGAGGTGCTGGTGGAGCCGGAGGAgctgatggagctggaggtgctGGTGGAGCCGGAGGAGCTGATGGAGCCGGAGGAGCCGGAGCTGCTGGTGGGGCCGGAGGAGCTGATGGTTCTGGAGGAAGCGGTGGTGAGGGAGGAGATGGAGGAGATGGAGGAGACAAGAAGCGTCAAAAAGCAGGACCTCTTGTACCAGAGACTGTTGTAG GAAACTCAAACACTCCCAGCACAGTTCCAGATGTGTGCATAGAAGGGGAAGCCGAGGGCCGTTCTCGTGTCAGACAAGGCCCACTGATACCAGACACAGTCACTG GTGGAGGTAACCCATCAGATAAAGAAAAACCAGCAGGGTCTGGCAAACCATCAGGTTCTGGCAAACCATCAGGTTCTGGGAATCCATCAGGTTCCGGTAATCCATCCGGTTCAGGAAACCCGTCAGGTTCTGACAACCCTTCAGGTTCCGGTAACCCGTCTGGGTCCGGTGGTGCTTCAGGTTCTGGGGACCCACCAGGCCCAGGGAAGCCGCCAGGTCCCCGAGGCCCATCAGAGGGCAGCACTGAagccacagaagaagaaaaaggagCTGAAGATGAAAAGGACGAGTCAGCTAAATCTGGCAAGCGTTCAGGTCGTAAAAAGCAAGACCCAAAGGTTCCAGAGACAGCTGTTG ATCCTGGTGTTCACTTTTCTGCTGGGCTGGAAGACTGCAAAGCTATTGTGGGAGAGGCAGTTGAACTGGTGTGCAAACTTAGCAGTGCTGAATGTAAAGGTGTCTGGTCCAAAGATGGCGATGAG ATTACTGCCTCCACTGAGGGTATGACTATCAGTAAAGACGGAGTGGTCCACAAACTGAAAATTGATAAAGTAACAGAAGAATTTGCTGGAAAATATCGATTTGAGGCTGATGGGCGTAAAACCGAATGTGTGATTGCTGTTGAAG atCCACCAAGATTCAGTGCCAAGGAAATTGAAGCATTTGCAAAACCGACTGTGGTCAAACACAATCAGAAAGCCACCTTCAAAATTCCATTTGTTGGCCGTGAGCCATTCAAAGTCCAGTGGTATAAAGATGGTGAAGAGCTCATGCCAGACTCTCACTGCAAGATTGAGGTTTCAGAGACTGAAAGCCGCCTGCTTCTCACCAAATTACAGCGTAAAGACACTGgggaaataaaaatcaaagtcAAAAATGAGTTTGGCACAACTGAAGCCATTTCTAATCTAGTTGTACTTG ATAAACCTACCCCCCCACTTGGACCACTGGAGATCGTTGAAGCATCTTCCAACTGCATTGAGGTCAAGTGGAGACCACCAAAAGACAATGGTGGTTGCCCTATTAAACATTACATACTTGAGCGTAACCAAATTGGACGCAACACATGGAAAAAGATAGGCCAGATCCCAGGTGAAGCCCACTACAAAGACAGTGATGTTGACCATGGCAGAAGATACTGTTACCGTATCAGAGCCGAGACTGATGAGGGCATCAGTGAACTGATGGAGACTGAGGATGTGCAAGCTGGCACTAAAG CATATCCTGGTCAGCCATCTACTCCTAAAGTAGTCAGTGcctttaaaaactgcattaaccTGACATGGACCCCTCCGACCAACACTGGAGGAACCAATATTTTGGGTTATAACTTAGAGAAACGCAAGAAGGGCAGCAACTTGTGGGGCCAAGTCAATCCAGCAGATCAGCCAATCCAAG caaagaaatatgaagtaaaagaTGTAGTTGAAGGAATGGAGTACGAGTTCCGTGTATCTGCCATCAACATATCTGGAGCTGGTGAACCAAGTATCTCCTCAGAATTTGTGTTTGCGAGAGACCCCAAAA AACCCCCTGGTAAGGTCATTGACCTTAAAGTGACAGACTCCACCTACACTACCTTGTCCTTGACTTGGACTAAACCAAAAGAAGAGCCTGGTGTTCAGGATGAGGCCAAGGGATACTTTGTTGATGTCAGGCCTGCTGAGAACACAGAATGGGATCGATGCAATACAAATGCCATCATCATGACCTCCTATACTGTAAAGGGACTGAAATCAATGGCCATGTATTGGGTTAGAGTTATCGCCGTCAACGATGGTGGAGAGGGTCAGCCACGGGAGCTGGACAACTACATCTTGGCTATGCCTCCTCCAG TGAGACCGAGATTCACAGATTCTAAGATCAAGAGCTTCATGGTGGTCAGAGCTGGTAATTCTGCACGATTCACCGTCAACTTTGAG GCTTCCCCGTGGCCTGATGTCATCTGGCTTAAAGATGGTATCCCTGTGTCCAAACGTGTCACTATAAGCAATGCTGAGGGAGGCTCTCAGATCCTGATCCCATCTGCAGATCGCTCCGATACAGGAATCTATACTATTGTAGTCAAGAACGTTGTGGGACAAGAGACCTTCAGTATTGAGATTAGAGTTACAG ACGAGCCAAAGCCCCCAGGCCCCGTAGAGCTGGATGAGAACGTTCCAGGCACAGTGACAGTTTCCTGGGAAGCATCCCCAGACGAGAAACGCGATGATCGCCTGTATTACATGGTGAGCAAGAGAGACTCCAGCAAGAGGACCTGGCACACTGTAGCTGACCGTATCTTCAACAATCGTTTCACGGCCTGTAACATCATGCCAGGGAGAGAATACCAGTTCCGTGTGTACTCCAAAAATGACATTGGCCTGTCTGCCCATTCGG
- the igfn1.1 gene encoding immunoglobulin-like and fibronectin type III domain-containing protein 1.1 isoform X3 yields MMKKAKVLDPTAPGQGGLEILPLKRQGIKRRSKVPGVMITQYIEELPEGMTTPDFTRKPIALTIQEGKLAIFKAKVIGNPAPTVSWRRAKGEMNDPQKFQNKYDPTTNEHTLEIPKVSSAEADTYKCYASNEYGKAVCTVVLNIIEVGFKRDKELQMVEAAPAGDPRELRKMLRRGAGKKVEEKKEGDIDDSVWELLLSSEKKDYENICIQYGITDFRGMLKKLAQMKKEREEEQAQFIQYISNLKPIEVKSEDAATFELEMDLKDPNSRIFLYKDGVMIPFSKDVEGEIKHGLKQVGKKYIFTVNGLNPEDAGIYQVDVEGVNIFSTDFKIPPVEFALKIKEVTAQEREDAIFECVLTQPVSKITWTLKNTPLSNNEKYEITCSEDKLVHRLRIIDCMPLDAGIYTAIAGIKSSSAWLIVEADKDPATKGKKKARKTTQAGGGGEDLLKIAAEQAEKNKKEIAEALEAAKKLRAEREALEAEAKARAAAEAEAAKAAAQAATAAAAAAATKAAQDALAAAKAKGKSEPEAKAAAEAAARAAAAKAKASAEEEARKQAELKALSEGLSAEEAAAAGAAAAAAMNAQAAAAAASLGKAGAAGGAAAAVGAVFAAGATGTGEAGGAGGAGGAGGAGGAGGAGGAGGAGGAGGAGGADGAGGAGGAGGADGAGGAGGTGGADGAGGAGGAGGADGAGGAGAAGGAGGADGSGGSGGEGGDGGDGGDKKRQKAGPLVPETVVGNSNTPSTVPDVCIEGEAEGRSRVRQGPLIPDTVTGGGNPSDKEKPAGSGKPSGSGKPSGSGNPSGSGNPSGSGNPSGSDNPSGSGNPSGSGGASGSGDPPGPGKPPGPRGPSEGSTEATEEEKGAEDEKDESAKSGKRSGRKKQDPKVPETAVDPGVHFSAGLEDCKAIVGEAVELVCKLSSAECKGVWSKDGDEITASTEGMTISKDGVVHKLKIDKVTEEFAGKYRFEADGRKTECVIAVEDPPRFSAKEIEAFAKPTVVKHNQKATFKIPFVGREPFKVQWYKDGEELMPDSHCKIEVSETESRLLLTKLQRKDTGEIKIKVKNEFGTTEAISNLVVLDKPTPPLGPLEIVEASSNCIEVKWRPPKDNGGCPIKHYILERNQIGRNTWKKIGQIPGEAHYKDSDVDHGRRYCYRIRAETDEGISELMETEDVQAGTKAYPGQPSTPKVVSAFKNCINLTWTPPTNTGGTNILGYNLEKRKKGSNLWGQVNPADQPIQAKKYEVKDVVEGMEYEFRVSAINISGAGEPSISSEFVFARDPKKPPGKVIDLKVTDSTYTTLSLTWTKPKEEPGVQDEAKGYFVDVRPAENTEWDRCNTNAIIMTSYTVKGLKSMAMYWVRVIAVNDGGEGQPRELDNYILAMPPPVRPRFTDSKIKSFMVVRAGNSARFTVNFEASPWPDVIWLKDGIPVSKRVTISNAEGGSQILIPSADRSDTGIYTIVVKNVVGQETFSIEIRVTDEPKPPGPVELDENVPGTVTVSWEASPDEKRDDRLYYMVSKRDSSKRTWHTVADRIFNNRFTACNIMPGREYQFRVYSKNDIGLSAHSESPKWLITCKKEKFTLKIPESKTCNLESPPRFMVPLKIHTAPQGYECYMSCAVRGNPTPHVTWYHNNVSLNTDTNYYITNTCGVCSMLILRVGANNMGEYKVMAESPLGRAECTTNLTVRE; encoded by the exons ATGATGAAAAAAGCCAAGGTTTTAGATCCAACTGCTCCCGGGCAAGGCG GACTGGAAATTCTGCCTCTCAAGAGACAAG GCATCAAACGGAGATCCAAGGTTCCCGGTGTTATGATTACACAGTACATTGAGGAACTTCCAGAGGGGATGACAACTCCAGACTTCACACGTAAACCCATCGCTTTAACCATTCAAGAAG GAAAACTAGCCATTTTTAAAGCCAAAGTGATTGGAAACCCAGCACCCACTGTATCCTGGCGTAGAGCAAAAGGAGAAATGAATGATCCCCAAAAGTTTCAGAACAAATATGACCCAACAACTAATGAACACACTTTGGAG ATACCTAAAGTGAGCAGTGCTGAAGCTGACACTTACAAATGCTATGCCTCAAACGAATATGGAAAAGCTGTTTGCACTGTTGTCCTAAATATAATTGAAG tTGGATTCAAAAGGGACAAAGAATTGCAAATGGTGGAAGCAG CTCCAGCAGGTGACCCAAGAGAGTTAAGAAAGATGCTCAGGAGAGG TGCTGGCAAAAAAGTTGAGGAGAAAAAGGAAGGTGACATTGACGACTCTGTATGGGAATTGCTGCTGAGTTCTGAGAAGAAAGACTATGAGAACATTTGCATCCAGTATGGCATCACTGATTTCCGTGGCATGCTGAAGAAACTGGCCCAGATGAAGAAGGAAAGAGAAGAGGAGCAGGCACAG TTCATCCAATATATCAGTAATCTCAAGCCCATTGAGGTGAAATCTGAGGATGCTGCAACATTTGAACTGGAAATGGATCTCAAAGACCCCAACAGCCGCATTTTTCTGTATAAG GATGGTGTCATGATTCCATTCAGCAAAGACGTTGAAGGTGAAATTAAGCACGGTCTAAAACAAGTTGGCAAGAAGTACATCTTCACTGTTAACGGCCTCAATCCAGAAGATGCCGGAATCTATCAAGTGGATGTTGAGGGTGTCAATATCTTTTCAACGGATTTCAAGA TTCCCCCTGTGGAGTTTGCCCTGAAGATTAAGGAGGTGACGGCCCAAGAGAGAGAGGATGCCATCTTTGAGTGTGTTTTAACTCAGCCCGTTAGTAAGATTACTTGGACCCTAAAAAATACACCTCTctctaacaatgaaaaatatgagATTActtgttctgaagataaactggTCCACCGTCTGAGAATTATTGATTGTATGCCTTTGGATGCTGGAATCTATACTGCTATAGCTGGAATTAAGTCTAGCAGTGCTTGGCTGATTGTAGAAG CTGACAAAGATCCTGCAACAAAGGGAAAGAAGAAAGCCCGTAAAACCACTCAGGCAGGTGGTGGTGGTGAAGATTTGCTGAAGATAGCTGCTGAGCAGGCAGAGAAAAACAAGAAGGAGATAGCAGAAGCTTTGGAGGCTGCTAAGAAACTCCGGGCTGAAAGAGAGGCATTAGAAGCTGAAGCTAAAGCCAGAGCTGCTGCTGAAGCCGAAGCGGCAAAAGCGGCAGCTCAAGCGGCAACAGCTGCTGCAGCCGCGGCTGCTACTAAAGCTGCGCAGGATGCACTTGCCGCAGCTAAAGCCAAAGGTAAATCTGAGCCTGAAGCTAAAGCTGCAGCAGAAGCAGCTGCTCGGGCTGCAGCAGCTAAAGCCAAGGCCAGTGCTGAGGAGGAGGCCAGGAAGCAGGCTGAACTCAAGGCCTTAAGTGAAGGTCTGAGTGCTGAGGAAGCTGCCGCGGCAGGAGCTGCAGCAGCTGCTGCGATGAATGCACAGGCAGCTGCTGCGGCAGCAAGTCTTGGGAAGGCTGGTGCTGCAGGTGGTGCTGCAGCGGCGGTAGGAGCAGTATTTGCTGCAGGAGCTACCGGTACTGGAGAAGCTGGTGGAGCTGGTGGAgctggaggagctggaggagctgGTGGAGCTGGGGGAGCTGGGGGAGCTGGAGGAGCTGGTGGAGCTGGTGGAGCTGGAGGAGCTGATGGAGCCGGAGGTGCTGGTGGAGCCGGAGGGGCTGATGGAGCAGGAGGTGCTGGTGGAACCGGAGGGGCTGATGGAGCAGGAGGTGCTGGTGGAGCCGGAGGAgctgatggagctggag GAGCCGGAGCTGCTGGTGGGGCCGGAGGAGCTGATGGTTCTGGAGGAAGCGGTGGTGAGGGAGGAGATGGAGGAGATGGAGGAGACAAGAAGCGTCAAAAAGCAGGACCTCTTGTACCAGAGACTGTTGTAG GAAACTCAAACACTCCCAGCACAGTTCCAGATGTGTGCATAGAAGGGGAAGCCGAGGGCCGTTCTCGTGTCAGACAAGGCCCACTGATACCAGACACAGTCACTG GTGGAGGTAACCCATCAGATAAAGAAAAACCAGCAGGGTCTGGCAAACCATCAGGTTCTGGCAAACCATCAGGTTCTGGGAATCCATCAGGTTCCGGTAATCCATCCGGTTCAGGAAACCCGTCAGGTTCTGACAACCCTTCAGGTTCCGGTAACCCGTCTGGGTCCGGTGGTGCTTCAGGTTCTGGGGACCCACCAGGCCCAGGGAAGCCGCCAGGTCCCCGAGGCCCATCAGAGGGCAGCACTGAagccacagaagaagaaaaaggagCTGAAGATGAAAAGGACGAGTCAGCTAAATCTGGCAAGCGTTCAGGTCGTAAAAAGCAAGACCCAAAGGTTCCAGAGACAGCTGTTG ATCCTGGTGTTCACTTTTCTGCTGGGCTGGAAGACTGCAAAGCTATTGTGGGAGAGGCAGTTGAACTGGTGTGCAAACTTAGCAGTGCTGAATGTAAAGGTGTCTGGTCCAAAGATGGCGATGAG ATTACTGCCTCCACTGAGGGTATGACTATCAGTAAAGACGGAGTGGTCCACAAACTGAAAATTGATAAAGTAACAGAAGAATTTGCTGGAAAATATCGATTTGAGGCTGATGGGCGTAAAACCGAATGTGTGATTGCTGTTGAAG atCCACCAAGATTCAGTGCCAAGGAAATTGAAGCATTTGCAAAACCGACTGTGGTCAAACACAATCAGAAAGCCACCTTCAAAATTCCATTTGTTGGCCGTGAGCCATTCAAAGTCCAGTGGTATAAAGATGGTGAAGAGCTCATGCCAGACTCTCACTGCAAGATTGAGGTTTCAGAGACTGAAAGCCGCCTGCTTCTCACCAAATTACAGCGTAAAGACACTGgggaaataaaaatcaaagtcAAAAATGAGTTTGGCACAACTGAAGCCATTTCTAATCTAGTTGTACTTG ATAAACCTACCCCCCCACTTGGACCACTGGAGATCGTTGAAGCATCTTCCAACTGCATTGAGGTCAAGTGGAGACCACCAAAAGACAATGGTGGTTGCCCTATTAAACATTACATACTTGAGCGTAACCAAATTGGACGCAACACATGGAAAAAGATAGGCCAGATCCCAGGTGAAGCCCACTACAAAGACAGTGATGTTGACCATGGCAGAAGATACTGTTACCGTATCAGAGCCGAGACTGATGAGGGCATCAGTGAACTGATGGAGACTGAGGATGTGCAAGCTGGCACTAAAG CATATCCTGGTCAGCCATCTACTCCTAAAGTAGTCAGTGcctttaaaaactgcattaaccTGACATGGACCCCTCCGACCAACACTGGAGGAACCAATATTTTGGGTTATAACTTAGAGAAACGCAAGAAGGGCAGCAACTTGTGGGGCCAAGTCAATCCAGCAGATCAGCCAATCCAAG caaagaaatatgaagtaaaagaTGTAGTTGAAGGAATGGAGTACGAGTTCCGTGTATCTGCCATCAACATATCTGGAGCTGGTGAACCAAGTATCTCCTCAGAATTTGTGTTTGCGAGAGACCCCAAAA AACCCCCTGGTAAGGTCATTGACCTTAAAGTGACAGACTCCACCTACACTACCTTGTCCTTGACTTGGACTAAACCAAAAGAAGAGCCTGGTGTTCAGGATGAGGCCAAGGGATACTTTGTTGATGTCAGGCCTGCTGAGAACACAGAATGGGATCGATGCAATACAAATGCCATCATCATGACCTCCTATACTGTAAAGGGACTGAAATCAATGGCCATGTATTGGGTTAGAGTTATCGCCGTCAACGATGGTGGAGAGGGTCAGCCACGGGAGCTGGACAACTACATCTTGGCTATGCCTCCTCCAG TGAGACCGAGATTCACAGATTCTAAGATCAAGAGCTTCATGGTGGTCAGAGCTGGTAATTCTGCACGATTCACCGTCAACTTTGAG GCTTCCCCGTGGCCTGATGTCATCTGGCTTAAAGATGGTATCCCTGTGTCCAAACGTGTCACTATAAGCAATGCTGAGGGAGGCTCTCAGATCCTGATCCCATCTGCAGATCGCTCCGATACAGGAATCTATACTATTGTAGTCAAGAACGTTGTGGGACAAGAGACCTTCAGTATTGAGATTAGAGTTACAG ACGAGCCAAAGCCCCCAGGCCCCGTAGAGCTGGATGAGAACGTTCCAGGCACAGTGACAGTTTCCTGGGAAGCATCCCCAGACGAGAAACGCGATGATCGCCTGTATTACATGGTGAGCAAGAGAGACTCCAGCAAGAGGACCTGGCACACTGTAGCTGACCGTATCTTCAACAATCGTTTCACGGCCTGTAACATCATGCCAGGGAGAGAATACCAGTTCCGTGTGTACTCCAAAAATGACATTGGCCTGTCTGCCCATTCGG